A DNA window from Pongo abelii isolate AG06213 chromosome 2, NHGRI_mPonAbe1-v2.0_pri, whole genome shotgun sequence contains the following coding sequences:
- the CCR1 gene encoding C-C chemokine receptor type 1 produces METPNTTEDYDMTTEFDYGDATPCQKVNERAFGAQLLPPLYSLVFVIGLVGNILVVLVLVQYKRLKNMTSIYLLNLAISDLLFLFTLPFWIDYKLKDDWVFGDAMCKVLSGFYYTGLYSEIFFIILLTIDRYLAIVHAVFALRARTVTFGVITSIIIWALAILASMPGLYFSKTQWEFTHHTCSLHFPHESLREWKLFQALKLNLFGLVLPLLVMIICYTGIIKILLRRPNEKKSKAVRLIFVIMIIFFLFWTPYNLTTLISVFQDFLFTHQCEQSRHLDLAVQVTEVIAYTHCCVNPVIYAFVGERFRKYLRQLFHRCVAVHLVKWLPFLSVDRLERVSSTSPSTGEHELSAGF; encoded by the coding sequence ATGGAAACTCCAAACACCACAGAGGACTATGACATGACCACAGAGTTTGACTATGGGGATGCAACTCCGTGCCAGAAGGTGAACGAGAGGGCCTTTGGGGCCCAACTGCTGCCCCCTCTGTACTCCTTGGTATTTGTCATTGGCCTGGTTGGAAACATCTTGGTGGTCCTGGTCCTTGTGCAATACAAGAGGCTCAAAAACATGACCAGCATCTACCTCCTGAACCTGGCCATTTCTGACTTGCTCTTCCTGTTCACGCTTCCCTTCTGGATCGACTACAAGTTGAAGGATGACTGGGTTTTTGGTGATGCCATGTGTAAGGTCCTCTCTGGGTTTTATTACACAGGCTTGTACAGCGAGATCTTTTTCATCATCCTGCTGACGATTGACAGGTACCTGGCCATCGTCCACGCCGTGTTTGCCTTGCGGGCACGGACCGTCACTTTTGGTGTCATCACCAGCATCATCATTTGGGCCCTGGCCATCTTGGCTTCCATGCCAGGCTTATACTTCTCCAAGACCCAGTGGGAATTCACTCACCACACCTGCAGCCTTCACTTCCCTCACGAAAGCCTACGAGAGTGGAAGCTGTTTCAGGCTCTGAAACTGAACCTCTTTGGGCTGGTATTGCCTTTGTTGGTCATGATCATCTGCTACACAGGGATTATAAAGATTCTGCTAAGACGACCAAATGAGAAGAAATCCAAAGCTGTCCGTTTGATTTTTGTCATCATGatcatcttctttctcttttggaCCCCCTACAATTTGACTACActtatttctgttttccaagaCTTCCTGTTCACCCATCAGTGTGAGCAGAGCAGACATTTGGACCTGGCTGTGCAAGTGACGGAGGTGATCGCCTACACGCACTGCTGTGTCAACCCGGTGATCTACGCCTTCGTCGGTGAGAGGTTCCGGAAGTACCTGCGGCAGTTGTTCCACAGGTGTGTGGCCGTGCACCTGGTTAAATGGCTCCCCTTCCTCTCCGTGGACAGGCTGGAGAGGGTCAGCTCCACGTCTCCCTCCACAGGGGAGCATGAACTCTCTGCTGGGTTCTGA